From Bradyrhizobium sp. sBnM-33:
GCGGCCAGCGCAACAGCCGTCCTTGCCTCAGCGGAGTTCGGCCATGCCGCCGAATCCAAATTGAGCTGGAAGCATTTCCCGGCGGGTCCCAACGGATTCTTCCGCGCCCCGGTGCTGTTATCCGGCCCGACCGAAGCCGTTCTGATCGACGGCGGCTTCAATTATCCAGATGGCCGCGCGTTGGCCGACGCGATCAAGGCGACCGGCAAGAAGCTCACTGCGATCTACATCAGCCAGTCGGATCCAGACTACTACTTCAGCCTTAAACCGGTTCGCGACGCCTTTCCGGGTGTGAAGGTGATCGCCGCCGCGGCGACGCTCGAAGCGATCAAGGGCAATGTCGAGAAGAAGCTTGCCGTATGGGGACCGCAGCTCAAGGAGAACGGCCCGCAGACCCTCTCCGATGTCGTTCTGCCAGAGGCGTTTGACGGTCCATCTCTGACGGTCGACGGCGAGACCGTCGAAATCATCGCCGCGGAAGGTCTGGCCAACCGTCGCTATCTTTGGGTGCCATCACTCAAAGCTGTTTTCGGCGGCGTCATGATCTTCTCAGGCGTCCACGTCTGGACCGCCGACACGCCGACAGCGGATATACGCGCTGCCTGGATCGCAAACCTCGACAAGATCGCCGCGCGCAAGCCGGCCGTCGTCGTGGCCGGCCATATGAAGCCTGATGCGGCAACCGATCTTTCAGGCGTTCAACACACCAAAGCCTATCTGGTCGCATTCGAAGAGGAATTGGCCAAGGCCAAGGACAGCGCGGCGCTGAAAGCTGCGATGGAAGCGCGGTTTCCCAATCTCGGGATGGGCGTCGCCCTCGACATCGGCTCCAAGGTCGCCAAAGGCGAAATGAAGTGGGGCTGATACGTGCGCCGATCTCAATGATCCGCGCCACTTCGTGAAGCCTCGTCGGACGAGAGCGGCCGCTACCCGCTGGTCGCTCTCGCTCACGGCTTGCATTCTCCGGAGGCCGCCTCAGACGCCGCGGCGAGATCGATCAGTATCTCCCGCCAGGTGACGATGTAGACTCCGTCTCTGATTTTCAATAGCTGCTCTCGTCGCTTCCGCAAATTGCCCCTGCGCAGTCCATTCAGGTCCAGACGATCGGCTCGACCGAGGCTGCCTTGCTGCGGCGCCGACATGCGTTTGGGTCCCACAGTGATCGCGCCGGAGTCCAAGACGAAGCCGGTGAACCGGCGTATTTCTGATCTCCATCCAAGCCCCGGGGACTAAAGCGGCTTGGTGATGGCAGCTATTGGCGTCGCGACGCTTACATCACCGCTAACGCCGACGCACGGATGCCCCGAACTTTCGTGAGTGCACAGATACGGGGAGCTAAATCGCGAACATGAGATTCTCAGGAAAAACCGCTCTTATCACCGGGGGTGGGACCGGAATTGGCGCCGCTGTTGCGCGCCGCCTCGTATCCGAGGGTGCCAAGGTGGCGATCATGGGCCGCCGTCTAGAGCCACTTCGCGCCATCGCTGATGACGTTGGGTGCTTTGTGGTGCAGGGCGACGCCGCCGACGGTGAGGCCGTGCGGGGGGCACTCGAGCAGATCCATCGCCAATTCGGTCCAGTCGACATTCTGATCGCCAACGCCGGCGGGCACGGCGTCGGCCCAACGATCTCCATGAGCGATCAGAATTGGGCGCTTGCGACACGGCTCAATCTGGATACGGCGTTCGTTTGCGCCCGCGAGAGCCTTCCCGATCTGATCGAGCGGAGAGGGGCCATTGTGATCGTCGCGTCGATCGCCGGCCTGTTTGCAGGACCCCAGGCGGCCGGATATGTGACGATGAAGCACGCCTGTATCGGGCTCGGCAAGTCGCTTGCACGGGACTACGGTCGCCAGGGTGTGCGAACCAATATCGTCTGCCCGGGTTGGGTGGCGACAGCCATGGCCGACGAACAGATGCAGGTCGTCGTCGATAAGCATGGTCTTTCGTCGATCGACGAAGCGTATCGGCTGGTCACGAAGGACGTTCCGCTCGGCCGTCCAGCGACACCCGAGGAGGTTGCCAATGTGATCTGCTTTGTCGCTTCGGATGAAGCCTCGGCAATGAACGGATCGATTTTGACCGTCGATGGCGGCGCCGCGGTTGTGGACCTCCCGACGCTGGCGTTTGTCGATTGAGTAGAGGGAAGAGGAATGGAAGCAGAAGCAAACCGACCTGCCGATTGGAAGCATTTCGATGATTTTTCTGCCGGCATCGCGACCAATCGATTACCCGTAACAGATGCGCTCTCCGGGCAGGTCTTCGACATTGTACTGAAGAGCGGGCGCAATATCAGGCTGCTGTTTGCTTCACCCGATAAAGTAGAGTGGAGCGAAGGCAGCGAAGCGAGCGCAGACTGGTACGAGGCGCTTTCGGTCGCGCCTGACGTGTTCTTCATCAACATGACGTTTTCTGCGCGACCGCGCGAGGACGAGGCCTTTGTCGTCAACGTCAAGACGCGTCGTGTGTTGTCGGTACGTGAGCGCGTCCGCGATGCGGCCGAGGCCCCCGGCGAGCCACGTGTAGCGCAAGTTTACACACCTGGTATTCTCGGCACCTCCGCCGACACGCCCGGCGGCGTTGAGCCGGCACCGACCAGAGATTTGATTGGGCTTACCTCACACTATGAATACAGTCCCAATCACCTCTATGAGCATATCTACCTGAGTTCCGAGCGATACGCGTGGCAGAATCTGGTCGGCGTGCAGCGCGGCCAGGGCGACGTCGATCTGGCGACGACCTATAAATTCGACACCGACCAGTATGTGTTCGGTTTCCGCGAGTTCATCATCCCCGTAGCGTCGATCTTCTTCTACAATCTCGACGCCATGCGTTCGACAGGGAAGTTTCTCGGCGTGACCAGCCAGGGCGCGGTCGAAAACAAACCCGCCGGGGCATTCATCCAGATGAAATCCAGGACCATCTACGACGCCGGCAAGCAGCCGGTCTGATCGGGACGAACGACATGAGCAAGAATTACGAGGCGATCAAGGCGCATTATGCTGCCTCGGATCGCAAGGACGTGGACGGCATGATGGCCCCGATCACTGGGCAGACCGTGTGGACGGAGATGGCCGGTTTCCCGTACGCGGGCACCTATGTCGGCCCGGAGGCGATCATCGCCGGAGTGTTCAAGCGGATCGGCGAAGAGTGGGACGACTACTCGTTCTCGCTCGAGAGGCTTGCCGACGCCGGTTCGATCATCGTCGGCATGGGCACTTATACGGGACGGTTCAAGAGGACGGGAAGGACGATGAAGGCCCGCGTGGTCCATGTCTGGGACATGGAGGACGGCCAGGTCGTTCGCTTCGAGCAGTTCACCGACACGAAGCTCGTCGTTGAAGCGACGAATTAAGTACGCTGGAAGAGATGCCGGCCTCCCATGGCGACCGGCATCTCCTCGCTGAACTCGCGCGTTTACGTCCTAGACGGCCGCGTCCGAGTCCAAGACGGGCTCCGTGCGTCGGGCCTAGTGTCTGATCGTTCTGCGCAGTCAACAAAAAATGCGCTGTGGCGTCCCTCCTCGGCGAGCGCTCGTTTCGCGCTTCAAGGGTAGGCGTTCGCCATGGCGAGAGCCAGACGCGCTGGAGATCGCTGAGCCGAAGGCGAGAGATTTTTCAGGGGAGGAAACCTTATGAAGTCGAGAAGTGCGTTCTTAGCTGTGATTGTCGGGACGCTGATGTCTTGCCTGACCAGCGCGGCGTATGCCGCAGATCCCAAGTGTGGCGCCAATACCGGCAAGGCAGCTGCTGGCGAGCCGATCGTCATCGGCGGCATCGTCAGCATAACTGGCCCCGATAATTTCAGCTCCTCTGGCCTGGCGGCGGCCGCCTATTTCAAGTGCCTCAACGCCAATGGCGGCGTGAACGGACGCCCCATCAAGTATCTGCTCGAGGATGACGCCTGGAATCCAGAGCAGTCCTCGCAGGTTGCAGCCAAGCTCATCCGAGACCAAAAAGCAGTCGCCCTGGTCGGCAATATGAGCTTCGTCGATTGTGGCGCAAACCAGGGGCTTTACGAAAAGGAAGACATCATGGTGATCGCCGGCGTCGGCGTGCCCCGTGACTGTTTCTTCCAGAAGAATTACGCACCGACCAATGCCGGCCCACGCGTCAGCAACACCAAAGCAGTGATGGATGTGGCGCAATCTTATCCTGGCAAGATCAAGCGCCTTGTCTGTATAGCGCCAAATATTCCGAACGTCGGCGAATGGTCGTGCACCGGAGCGGTCACGTGGATCAAGAAGCAGGGCGGCGATGGAAAGATCATAACCTTTGACCCCGGTACTTTGGATGCCACCTCGATTATCCTTGAGGCGATGGCTTTCAAGCCGGACGTGATCAGCGTGGGGACGCCCAAAGGGATGGCGGTTCCCATCTTCGCGGCTGCAGAGGAACAGAGGCTGGCGGACAAGGTGCACTTCACGGGTCCGGCGTCGCTCTACAATTTGGATTTTCCCCGCGCAATCGGCAAATATTGGGACGGCAAGGTCACGGTCGACATGGAGTTGAAGGCCGCCGATGCCGGAACGCCGGATATGCAGAACTGGCTCGCGGTGATGGAGAAATATGGCAAGGCCTCGGATCCTCGCGACACGTTCTCTCAAGCCGGGTATCTCGCCGCTCGCGTCACCGCAGAAACCCTGCTGAAGTTGGACCCCGCCAAGACTGACCGGGCGGCGGTGACGGCGGCCCTGCGGAACGTCAAGCGCTTCGAAAGCGATATGTTGTGCTCACCCTGGTACATCGGCGACGGTCCCCGCCACAACGCCAACCATGCAGGGCCCGTCTCGCTCGTGAAGGACGGCAAGCTGATGCCGAAGCCGACTTGCATCGAGTCGGAAGATCCTGAACTTGACGACGTGCGCGCGTACGAGAAGACGATCGGCCTCGCGAAGTAAGTCAGTATGCCCGATTTCGCGCCGTTTCTTGTCTCGGGTCTCGCGTTGGCCGCGACGTATGTACTCTCGGCCGTCGGTATCGTCGTGCTGTACCGGGCTTCAGGCGTGGTCAACTTTGCCCAGGGCGCCGTCGGCGCCCTGGCGGCCTTCATTTCCTGGTCGATCGTCGAGCGCGGCGGCCCGGAGGCCTTGTCATGGATTGTAGGCGTGGCCGTCGCCGCTGTTGTCTCGCTGGCCTATGGTCGCCTGATCGCGACGCGTCTGGTACACAGCGACCCGATCACGCGTGCGGTGGCAACACTCAGCTTTGCTCTGATATTGCTCGGCTTCATGGGTTATCTCTGGGGAGAGGCGCCGCGTCGTCTTCGCCTGCCGACCGACACGATGGGCTTCGAACTTCTTGGCGTCCGTGTCACGTTGACGCGCGCCATCGCCTTCGGGCTCGGGGTGCTGGTAACGGCCGTCGTCATGCTGTTTCTCGCGCGCAGCCGCATGGGTCTTCAGATGCGCGCTCTCGCCAGCAATCGTGAGCTCAGCGCGATGCTAGGAGTCCGCGTCTTTCGTATCGACGGTTGGGCCTGGGTTATCTCCGGCGTGCTGGCTGGGGTGAGCGGCGTGCTGCTCGCTGACCTGCAGCGGTTGAGCGGGCAATCTCTTACGTTCGCTGTCATCCCGGCTATCGCCGCTGCGGTCATCGGGCGTTTTTCGTCTCTTCCCGCGACAGTTGCGGGCGCCCTTGCGATCGGCGTCTGCGAGGCGCTTCTGACACCGGTGCCCGTCATAGGCCCGTTCCGCTCCGCGACTCCCTTCATCTTTGCCGTCGGCGCGATGCTGTGGATGCAGCGCAAACCCGTATTTGTGTACAGGTGATCGTGAAGTGACCGATCGAAGTCTTGATGGAGTTTCGCTCGTCGTCTCCGGCCGATTACCACTTCGGGAGATCGCTCTCTGCGTAAGCGCGCTCATTGCCCTCTGTTTTCTTCCGTCGCTCCTTAGCGGTTATTGGCTCCGTGTGCTGATTTCGGTCGCCGCACTCGTGGTCGCGAGCCTGAGCGTCAGCCTTCTTTTTGCGCAGCTTGGCATGGTTTCCCTTGCGCAGTTCGGCCTGCTCGGCGTCGGCGGGTGGTTCGCCTTGCGGATATCCCACGGAATCGGCGCGCCCTTCGAACTCGCGCTTCTGACCGGTGGAGCAGCGGCGGCTCTTGTCGGCCTGGTTGTCGGGCTGCCAGCTCTCAGGATGCGTGGGCTGTATCTTGCCATCATCACGTTGATGATGGCGGGCGCGATACAGGTGCTGATCAGTGCCTTTGGGTTTCCCGACGGCGGCACCGGCATTCTCGGCAAGAGCACGGGGAGCCGCGTCATGATGGCCCGCCCATTCCTTGCGCAAAGCGATCCGGCCTATTTCCGCTATGCCGTGGTCATCACGGCGCTCTGCTATCTCGTCGTCCTGGCGCATTTGCGCGGACGGCCCGGCCGCGCCTGGGCCATGATTCGACGGGGTGAAGTTTGCGCGCTGGCGGGAGGCGTCCACATCGTCGCGTACAAGGTCTGGGCCTTCGCCCTTGCCGGCTTCCTCGCGGGCGTTGCAGGAGGATTGCTCGCCGGCGGCGTAGGACAGCTCGACGGCAGCGCATTCCCGGCCAGCCAGTCAATCATGCTGTTTGCGTTGACGATTGTCGGGGGCGCCTATTCCTGGCTTGGACCAATCATCGCCGGGCTGTTGCTGCGAGCTTTCCCTGCATTGCTGAATGAATTTCATGTCGACGGCAATATCGCGACAATGCTTTTCGGGATTGGACTGCTGCACGCCCTGATGACCGCCCCGCAGGGCATTGCGGGTCAACTTGCCGATATGGTCCAGGCAGTTGCCCGACGCTTCAAACGCGAAGGAAGGGCACCCTCGTGATCGAGATCGACGATCTGACGGTGCTGTTCGGTGGTGTGCGCGGGCTGAACGCGTTGACGGCGAACTTGCCGGAGCCGATTACCGGACTGGTTGGGCCTAACGGGGCCGGAAAAACAACGCTCATCAATGTTCTGTCCGGCTTCATACGTCCCGCAGCCGGCTTGGTCAGGGTGGATGGCAAGGACCTTAAAGGCATTCCCGCCTATAAGCGCGCCGCCTTCGGCATACGCCGTACGTTCCAGAACGAGCAGGTGGTCGAGAATCTGAGCGCAGCCGATAATGTGGCCGCGGTGCTCGATAATGTGCCGACCGACGGCCAGCCGCGTCGGACGCTGATTGCGAAGGCCTTGGACTTCGTTGGTCTCGGTGCCAAGGCGAATGTGCTCGGCCGTAACCTCAACGCCTATGAGCGGCGCATGGCGGAGATCGCCCGCTCGACCGTTGGAAGCCCGCGCCTGATCATGATGGACGAGCCCGGCGCCGGCCTTGCGCAGGACGAGAGCGAGCATCTGCGCCAAGTCATCAAGAATGTTCACGACTACTGCGGCGCGCAGGTATTGCTGGTGGATCACGATGTCGATCTCATCTCCGCAACTTGCGCAGCGACGTTGGTGCTCGATTTCGGTTCGCCGATTGCCTACGGCCGAACTCCGGACGTGCTTGCCGATCCGAAGGTCAGGGCCGCGTATCTCGGCGTCGTGGAGGAGGACGCGTGAGCACCGGGCTGACAGTGCAACGCTTGAACGTCGCGCGCAGCGGCAAGGCGATTCTGCACGACGTAGATCTGACGATCTCGCCGGGCAGGATAACCGCTCTGCTCGGCGCCAACGGCGCGGGCAAGAGCAGCCTCGTGCTTGCAATCGCGGGCGTCTTGCCGGTTTCCAGCGGCGTTGTCACGCTCGACGGCCAGTCCATCGTGGGGAAGAGGCCGGACGGCATTCGGGCGAGCGGCGTCGCGGCCGTGCCCGAAGGTCATCAGGTGCTGAACGACCTGAGCGTGGAGGACAATCTGAAGGTGGCGGGCTGCCATCTCACGCGTGCTGAACTCCGGTCGGCCCTCGACGTTGCGCTCGACACATTCCCGGAGCTGCGCGACCGCTTGCGTGTTCGATCGGGCGATTTGTCCGGCGGACAGCAGCAGATGGTGGCGCTCGCGCAGGCCATCATCGGAAAACCGCGGTATCTGCTTGCAGATGAGCTGTCGTTCGGTTTGGCGCCAGTCATCGTCGCCCGTTTGGTTCCGGTGCTTCAGAAGCTTGCATCCCAGGGGGTCGGCGTCCTGTTGATCGAGCAGTTCACGCATATCGCGCTCAAGATCTCGCACATCGCCTACGTGATGGAGCGGGGAAGGATATGTTTCTCCGGCGAGCCGCAGGAGCTCGTCGACAATCCGCAGATACTGCACAGCGCCTATCTCGCCTGACCAACAAGGTCAGGATTTCTACCCTATCGCGCCGGCGGCCGATCCGCGATTTTCCTGGTGGCATCTCACCTCGTTGCGCAGTTCGTCGAGCGCTGCGGCGAGGTCGTTGACACGGCAGGCTTATCGCTTAACATGTTATCAAAATCGCCCGCTTAGCGGCGTTTCCAAGGGGAGGGGGCGCATGCAGCTCCAGGAATTTAGCAACCGGACGCCCGACGTCTGGGGACAAGCTCCATTGGAGGAGTGGAGGGATCGGCTCCAATCCGTATGTGGCCGCTTCAATCCATTTGGTTGGGAGAAGCGTGCTGTCGTCAACGGAGGCGTCTCGCTTTCCAACGCAGCGGGTGTGGAAGTCGTCCAGGTCGCCACTGACGTTGAAGCCGTCCGCCGCGATGAACGCGATATTCGCCGGGATTACGGCGAACATTTCTTTCTGCTGGTCCAACTGCAAGGGACGTGCGGGATAGAGCAGAGGGGTCGGCAAAACACGATCTTGCCCGGAGACTGCATCCTCGTGGACTCCTCCCTTCCTTCGAATTTTTACTTCCAGGGCCGTTTCAGCAACCACCTTTCTGTACATTTGCCCAGGCAATTGCTGCTGGCCGAAAAGCCGAACGATTTCGAGATATCGCGGCGATTGGCCGCTGACGATCCGATGTCGACCATGCTGCGGGCGCTGGTCGCAAAGATGTTGCAGACCTCGTCCGGTCACAAGCGATCGGCCGAATTGCGGCAGTTGTTCTTGCAGGCGACGCGGCAAGCCTTCGCTGTAGATGTGCCCGACACACCGCTTTGCCCGAGAGACCGGGCCAGCGGCCGGCTGGAGTTAGCGCGTGCGCTGGTCGATCGTCATCTCACGGATGAATCGCTGACACCGCAATGGTTGGCAACCCGGCTTGGAGTGTCCATGCGTACGCTTCAGGAGGATTTTAGCGCCATTGGGACTACAGTTACGTACTTCATTCGAGATCGTCGCTTGCATCTGGCAAGGGATCGCCTGGTTGAGAAGCAGCGCGGCGCCGACGACGGCACGATTGCCCAGATCGCGTACTCATCGGGCTTCAACGACATCTCCTACTTCAATCGATGCTTCAAGAAGGCCTTCGATTGCTCTCCGAAAGAAGTCGTACGTCGTTAATCTGCGCTTCGGTCCAACTAGCGCCGCGTTATCTTCCAAGACAGCGGATGTCAGATCGCTTTTGCTGAAACGCAAGAAACTGCGTGACAGGAGAGGTTCGCATGCGGCGTTGGGCCTTGTTCATTGATGGTCGTCGGGTCGAGACGGAGAGCTTTCAGGACGTCAGTAATCCTTCGACTGGCGAGATCGTGGGCGCCATGCCGGTCGCTACCGCGGCCAATCTTGATGCGGCTGTGGCGGCCGCTTCAAAGGCGTTCCTGAGATGGAAGGAACGTCCGGACTCTGAGAGAGCTGAAGCCTGTCGTGCCATCGCAAGGACAGTCGAAGCCAATTCCGAAGAGCTGGCCCGGCTCCTGACGCTCGAGCAAGGCAAGCCGCTCAATGGCCTTGGCTCCCGGTTTGAGATCGGAGGGGCCGTCGCCTGGACGCGCCATACTGCCGAGTTGGCTTTACCCCTGGAAGTGTTGCAGGACGGACCGGAGGGCCGGGTAGAACTTCACCGCAAGCCGATCGGCGTTGTCGGCTCCATTACGCCGTGGAACTGGCCGGTCATGATTGCATGCTGGCACATTATCCCCGCCATACGCGCGGGAAATACTGTCATCATCAAACCATCTCCCCTCACGCCGCTCAGCACGATCCGGCTGGTCGAACTGATGAACGAAGCGTTGCCGCCGGGCGTAGTCAACGTCGTAACGGGCGAGAACGAAATCGGCGCGCAGATGTCTGCCCATCCCGGGATCGCGAAGGTTACGTTTACAGGCTCCAGCGAGACGGGGCGCAAGATCATGCGGAGCGCCGCGACGACGTTGAAGCGCCTCACGCTAGAACTCGGTGGCAACGACGCAGGCGTTGTATTGCCCGACGCCGACCCAAAGGCGATCGCCGAGGGCCTGTTCTGGGGCGCGTTCATCAACGGCGGCCAGACCTGTGCCGCGCTGAAACGGCTCTACGTTCACGACAGCCTTTATGACGACGTCTGTCGGGAACTCACAGCCTATGCAAAGAACGTTGTCGTGGGCGACGGGCTGTCAGAAGCCTCCACGCTTGGCCCGGTTCAAAACAAGCGCCAGTTCGAGGTCGTCTCTGCGTTTGTCGAAGAGGCAAAGGAAAAGGGCGGCCGCGTACTGATCGGAGGCGACCCTTCCGGCGGCCCGGGATACTTCTATCCGGTTACGCTCATCGCGGATGTCGATCACGGTTGCCGGTTGGTCGACGAAGAACAGTTCGGACCCGCTTTACCGATCATCCGCTATCACGACGTGGAAGAAGCGATTGCGAAGGCGAACGCAAGCTCCATGGGTCTTGGCGGCTCCGTTTGGGGATCCGATCTGGATGCGGCAAAAAGAATCGCCGGCCAGATCGAGGCAGGCTCGGTGTGGATCAACAAGCACGGCGCCATCCAGCCGAACGCACCGTTTGGCGGCGTCAAGCAGTCTGGATTCGGCGTCGAGTTCGGCGTCGACGGTTTGAAGGAATTCACGACCGTCCAGACGGTGTTCTGCTAGTTCGGAACTGAGAGGTCGCCCGGGGGGAGCATGCAGGAATACGATTACATCGTCGCCGGCGGCGGTTCGGCCGGATGCGTTCTCGCATCGCGCCTGTCGGAAGATCCCGGCGTGCGCGTTCTCCTGATCGAGAGCGGACAGCGCGACAGCGACAAATACATCCACATCCCGGCCACCTTCTTCAAGGTTCTGGAAAAAGGACGGGACGCCCTGTTCTATTTTTCCGAACCGGAGAAAGGCCTGAATGGTCGGCCCTCAATTGTGCCGCAAGGTCATGTGCTCGGCGGCGGCAGTTCGGTCAACGCGATGGTCTACATCAGGGGGTCGCGCCAGGACTACGACACTTGGGCTCAGATGGGCTGTCGAAACTGGGGGTACGAAAAGGTTCTTCCCGTCTTTCGCGATCTCGAGAACAACCAGCGCCTCTCCGGCGAGTTTCATGGGACCGACGGCGAACTGACGGTTTCGGATCGATCCTATGGTCATCCCCTGTCATGGGCATTCATCCGCGCTGCCCAGGAGGTCGGGATTCCCTATAACGAAGACTTCAACGGGGCCCGGCAGGAAGGCGTTGGTTTCTACCAGACTACGACGAGCCGCGGGCGTCGTCGCAGCTCAGCCGAGGCTTTCCTGCGCAAGGCTGAACGTCGCTCCAATCTGACCGTCAGAACCGCGAGCCGGGTGCACCAGGTGGTGTTCGAAGGCAGGCGGGCGAATGGCGTGCTGCTCGATGATGGATCGACAATCAGGGCGCGGCGCGAAGTGATCCTGGCCGCCGGAGCGCTGGCCACGCCCAAGATCCTGCAACTATCGGGCATCGGGCCGGCGGCTCATTTGCGCGAGCACGGAATCGAGGTCGTTGTCGACCTTCCCGGTGTCGGCGAGAACTATCAGGATCACCTGGAAGCGACTGTTCAATGTGAAGTCAAAGACCCGATCTCGATGTTCGGTGAAGACAAGGGCCTCAGGGCCATGTCGCACATGCTGCAGTATGTTCTGACCAAGACCGGACTGTTGGCCTCGACCGTGGTGGAATCCGGAGGCTTCACCGATACAGCGGGGACGGGTGAGCCTGACATCCAGTTTCACGTGCTGCCGACCTTCGTTGGATTTGCCGATCGCGCGGCGGAGCCTGGCCATGGAATCTCAATCGGTCCTTGCGTCCTTCGCCCGCAGTCGCGCGGGTCTGTTCGATTACGTTCGTCGAATCCTGCCGATACTGCGCTCTTTGTCGCAAATTCGCTTGCAGAACAGGTAGACGTCGACACCCTAGTGCGAGGCGTCGAGATCGCCATTCGCATCTCCGAGGCTCCTTCGCTGGCACGTCTCGTAAAGCGCCGTGTTCTGCCAAAGCCGGGGCTGGAAAATAA
This genomic window contains:
- a CDS encoding aldehyde dehydrogenase family protein, whose translation is MRRWALFIDGRRVETESFQDVSNPSTGEIVGAMPVATAANLDAAVAAASKAFLRWKERPDSERAEACRAIARTVEANSEELARLLTLEQGKPLNGLGSRFEIGGAVAWTRHTAELALPLEVLQDGPEGRVELHRKPIGVVGSITPWNWPVMIACWHIIPAIRAGNTVIIKPSPLTPLSTIRLVELMNEALPPGVVNVVTGENEIGAQMSAHPGIAKVTFTGSSETGRKIMRSAATTLKRLTLELGGNDAGVVLPDADPKAIAEGLFWGAFINGGQTCAALKRLYVHDSLYDDVCRELTAYAKNVVVGDGLSEASTLGPVQNKRQFEVVSAFVEEAKEKGGRVLIGGDPSGGPGYFYPVTLIADVDHGCRLVDEEQFGPALPIIRYHDVEEAIAKANASSMGLGGSVWGSDLDAAKRIAGQIEAGSVWINKHGAIQPNAPFGGVKQSGFGVEFGVDGLKEFTTVQTVFC
- a CDS encoding GMC family oxidoreductase, with the translated sequence MQEYDYIVAGGGSAGCVLASRLSEDPGVRVLLIESGQRDSDKYIHIPATFFKVLEKGRDALFYFSEPEKGLNGRPSIVPQGHVLGGGSSVNAMVYIRGSRQDYDTWAQMGCRNWGYEKVLPVFRDLENNQRLSGEFHGTDGELTVSDRSYGHPLSWAFIRAAQEVGIPYNEDFNGARQEGVGFYQTTTSRGRRRSSAEAFLRKAERRSNLTVRTASRVHQVVFEGRRANGVLLDDGSTIRARREVILAAGALATPKILQLSGIGPAAHLREHGIEVVVDLPGVGENYQDHLEATVQCEVKDPISMFGEDKGLRAMSHMLQYVLTKTGLLASTVVESGGFTDTAGTGEPDIQFHVLPTFVGFADRAAEPGHGISIGPCVLRPQSRGSVRLRSSNPADTALFVANSLAEQVDVDTLVRGVEIAIRISEAPSLARLVKRRVLPKPGLENNAEALRDYVRSISKTVFHPSGTAKMGAPSDPMAVVSEDLRVRGVEGLRVADASVMPRLVSGNTNAPTMMIGERAARFILGKEVAA